TGTAATTTTTATCATCATGGGCCTACTTTGAAGTTCCAGCTCTTGGAAGCAACCTGTCATTTTGAGTCCCTGGTCTCTCATCCAATAATACACCGGGCCTCTAATGTCCCCACGGTCTGCTGGGTTACAGTCCCTGTCCTTCATTCCCCCCAGACAGCAGAAGCACCAGCTCTGCAAACGGGGCAGTAAGCCAAGCCTTCACCTTGTCCCTTGCCTGGGAAGcttggttctcacccttcctctGGTCCCGGGCCCAACCTGACCTTGGCTAACGTAAGCATCCTAGAGTCTGTCTGCGAAGTGTGTCCCCATGAACCAAGCACTTCATGGAAGGTTGCAAACCTTggccgctttttttttttttttggatgaccCCCATTTCTCAGCTGCCTGAAGCATTCAGGATGGAGGGGAACACCGGGGCAGGCCAAGGCCAAGGCTTTGTTTCTTGTGTGGGGACAAGCTCAGTCTCTCCCACCTATGCACTCAGGTGTCAGGGAGTCTCATCACTACCCATCACTACCCTGAGCACTACCTTTGCCGCTGAAGCCTCCCCCACTGCCCCTGTGGACCTCAAGCTTGTCCAGCCTGTGCTTACACATGATGTGACGTCCCACCCCACAGAGGGACTGTGGCTACCTGAGTCCCCATCAGCACAGTAGCGAAGCAGTACCAGAAGGTTCTTAGTGTCGGCCCTGAGCAGTTTTCTATGGGTCCCACAGGCCCCAGCACAGGCTCCTGCTGTCTCCAACCTGCTGTGTCTCTATGGCACATTCTCAGCTCCCCCAGCTCAGCCTGACTGCCTGGGATATGAATCAAAACACCTGCTTGCCCAAGAAGCTCCCCACTGTCCATTCTAGTACTCTGGGTACCCAGAAGTCTCCTGTGTGACTTTAGACAGTGTGGGCTTTCAAAGGAGACAGTCTTCGAAGAGCTGGGACCTcactccctccccctccactctcccccttcctctcatACAGAGTCTAAAAATACCCCTAAGTTCCCACGTGgcctgcccagcccagcccagcccagtccaGCCCAGCAGGCCTCCTTTGTGGCCCACACTTCAGCCTAAGTCTTGCCCTTTGGTCTATGGTCTCAGCAAGGGGCCCTAAGAAAGCCTACTAACAGGTAAGATCAAGGGATCTACGAGGAGGTGAGTGCCAGCTAGACTTAATGGAGTCCTCTACAGGCAAGGGGCTCCTGGGGGCCATGTGGGTTCAGAGAGGGGAGCTGGGCCTGAGGAATGCAGCCACATTAGCCAGGTTGAAGCCAATGCCATCCTGCTAAGACTCTAAAGACCCATGAGCACCCTGCTAAGACCCTAAACTCTCCctttgccctctggcctctgtggaacTGCAGCAGCAGGGGTCAGCAGGTATCTCTGAGGCCCCTTGGAGAGGCGCTGAGCGCACAGGCCTGGTTGTACCACTGCAGCTACAGTCCATAGCCAAAGAGCCCAGCAATGATTGGAATGCAAGGGCTGTGGGCGCTGGCTTGGGCACAGCCCTTCCTACACCGGCCTCAGCTAACACATCGTAATCCCAGTCAGAGGCCTCCCCAAGAGGTGAGACAGGAGAGATTCCTGGTGGGTATGAGGGCCTTGAAGTCAACAGTCTCCTGAGCTTCCCTTTGCGGGCCTGAGCCAAGGTTGCCCCTTGAAAATCCTCCTGATAGGTCCTCAGGTAGGTCCCTGTGCGTAGGAAGGAGATTGCATGAGGGATTGGGGCATGGGCTTCAAGCTCCCAGACCCCCCAGACCCAGGCCCTGTGGTTTGCCAGTTCCCTGGCTAGGACTTGTCCTTTGATTTCCTCATTTTCCAGGCGTCCACCAGACTTGCTAATCCTCCAGcactgtggtggctgtgtgtggtAACACCCCCTGCCCCAGGAGGGCAATATATACTACCATTGTACAGCTTTTAGCTGTGAGGGGCTCAGGATGGGTACCTCCATATAGatcctcccctctttcctttgccccctttctcttccctcgctcccttttctccctccccctcaccccctcttctcttctttctttctaaaagaattttttggcaaggtctcactatgtaacccaagcAGGCCTTGAGCTTGCTGGTAACCCTCgggcctcagctttctgagtgttgggattgcaggtgtgcccCCCTGTGACCAGTGACTGCTTTTCTCTGGAGCTTTCCTTAGGGCAAAATACCAGGCACGCATGTAGTTAAGTCTAGAAGTGGGTCTGCTGACAGGCCACGCGCACAACGCGATGGGAAAGCTGCTGTAGTTAAAACTGGGTTCCCAGTTGCGAGCCTGACCCTGAATTCAATTGCTGGCTCCCCACTTCCTAGCTCTGTGATCTTGGGTAGATGACTCAAACCCTCTGCGTCAGTTTCTCTGGAAAATAACAGCACTTACCTGGCAGCGTGATCACGGGGCCACAGGAAGTGGCTGGGAAGTGGCTATGCATAGGAACTGCCTGGGACAGTGACTCCAAGCCTCTTCACCCTTAGTCTCCATCCCAAGCTGAGGAAATGGGACCAGCAACGGTGTGGCTCAACCAAGTCACCCAGCAAGGTCATGCAGACAGGCCGTAAAAACCAGTAGTGCAGAGCAAAACCTAGAAACACCTCCAGTGGCCTGCCCAGCAACGTGGGGCCTGAGAGAGGAAGCCTCTTGGGTGCTTGGAGCAGGGAGGTTCCCTAACCCTGGAGGTCTATGCTGTGGAAGATAGGAGGACCCGGGCTTGTGTTCTTTACATAATCCAATATTACCCTAACTAGTTGGCCATAAGTAGTAGATCTAGCCCTCAGTTTCTTCTCTATAAAGTAGAAGCAGCAGTTAGCTTGCCCATAGGGCTGAGAACCTGGGGTAGAGCAGGATATGGGATGCCCAAAGTGGCCCCCATACTGGCAACATGCAGTAGGTGGGAATGCCAGGGGTGGGAACAGCGGATGCCCAGACAGTCATACACTGAATCATAGGTGGATGAGGCCGTAGCTCTCATGGCTGACCCTGTTTTCCTACTCAGGTGCTCAGGCGAGCCCAAGGTACTACTTCCGGGAAAGAGGGTGGACCAGAAGGGTCTCTTGTGGGCATAGCATCATGGTGAGGAATCTAGACAACCTGGACTTCCATCTGCCTTCACATGCCCAAGACATGCTGGATGGCCTGCAGCGTCTGCGCTCCCTGCCCAAGCTGGCCGATGTCACCCTGCTGGTTGGTGACCAGGAGCTGCCCTGTCACCGCAGCCTTCTGGCTCTGAGCAGCCCCTATTTCCACGCCATGTTTGCCGGAGACTTTGCTGAGAGCTTCTCGGCCCGTGTGGAGCTGCGAGATGTAGAGCCTGCTGCGGTGGGTCAGCTGGTGGACTTTGTGTACACTGGCCGCCTGACCATCACTCAGACTAACGTGGAGGCACTGACCCGCACCGCATCGCGCCTCCACTTCCCCACTGTGCAGAAGGTCTGTGGCCGATACCTCCAGCAGCAGTTAGATGCCACCAACTGCCTGGGCATCTGCGAGTTTGGGGAGCAGCAGGGACTGTTAGGCGTGGCTGCCAAAGCCTGGGCCTTCCTGCGGGAGAACTTTGAGGCAGTGGCCCAAGAGGATGAGTTCTTGCAGCTGCCTAGAGACCGACTGGCCACCTGTCTGGCCAGTGACCTGCTGCAGGTGCAACCGGAGCAGAGTCGGCTCGAAGCCCTGCTGCGCTGGGTGCGCCATGACCCCCAGGACCGCTCTGCCCACCTGCCCGAGCTCCTCAGCCTGGTGCACCTGGATGCGGTGCCAAGGCCCTGTGTGCAACAGTTGCTGGCCACAGAGCCGCTGATCCAGGAGTCAGAGGCATGCCAGGAGGCCCTGTCCCAGGGCCACAGTGCGGTGAGTGAGGGGCAGGGGACTTCCACCTAAGGCGTGGAGGAGGAAGGAGCCCCAGAGTTCCCACCCGCAGGGGGAGAAAAGAGTGGGCACCCTCAAAGTGCCCGATGGAGTATGGCTCCCTGCTGCAGGCTGGTCCCCTGAGAGAGCATCACCACTGATCTTTCAAGTGTGCCATGCTCTGAATACCAGGGGAAGAACCTAGAAGTGTCTCTGTCTTTAAGAAGCCTACCGCTGAGTGAGGATGACTCTGAATACAGAGTTAAAGCGTAGTGGAAAGGCCAGGCTGGGAGAGTGCTAGGGGCATCTTGGCGAAGGCTAGCAGTCAAGAAGGACTCCCTGGAGGAGGCAGCATTGGAGCCGGACCTGAGAGGAGGCATAGGAGTGGGACAGGAGGAAGATTTGGGAAAAGCATCCAGGACAGTGGTACAGCTGCACTGTGGGGCATGGAAACCATCACCAGGGGCTCCTGAGGGGGCTCCAACTGCACCTGTGTGGAGTTCTGGCCCTGTTCATGCTGGCAGCAGGCAGATCCTGACAAGTGACAGGCCTCGCTGTGGCTGTCCCAAGGGTAATCACCCCAAGGGTAATCACCCCAAGGGTAATCCGCAGCACCTGGGAAAGACCTTTGTGACCAGTGAGAGACACAGCTCTTCACGGTGTGAGGGTGTGCACGGGGCGCGGGTGTTCATAGGGTGGTGGCATTCACAGGATgggggtgtgcaccaccatgtccagcccatgcacacatgcatgcacaggtgctcacagatgcacacacacatgcatgtgtgcacacatgccggGGCCCACCTAACCTCAAGCACAGGCACAGCACCCATGGACCCCTGTGCTGGGCAGACAGTGACTGGCCACTCTGACCTGGCTCCCCCCCACAGAAGCTTCCTGGCCTCCCACAGACGATGCAGGAGGTGCTGGTGGTCGTGGGAGGGCGGGCGCTGGAGGAAGACGAGGAGGGTGGTGAAGAGCCCAGCCCCCACACTGGGAACTTTGCCTTCTACAACACCAAGGCCAGTAAGTACCTGCCATGCTTGTCCTGGGCATGAGCCATGCACCACCTTGGGGTAGAGCCAGTGAGGTGTCCAGAGAATGGGGGACCTGCCCAAGCTCTGCTTCCAGAAGGTTCAGTGTCAGGCTGTTCCAGGCTTGCAGAGGAGCCTGGTGGCTACGGGGAGGGGGTGGCAGAGAAGAACTGGATACTTCCAGTCCATTCTCACTCTGGTAGAAGAAGCCTTAcctctggggtttttgttttgtttttagttggtttttttttttttttttttttttttttttggttttttcgagacagggtttctctgtgtagctttgtgcctttcctggatctcgctctgtagaccaggctggcctcgaactcacagagatccgcctggctctgcctcccgagtgctgggattaaaggcgtgcgccaccaccgcccggcacctctGTTTTTTATTAGGCCCTggtggctgggattaaaggccccaCAGCCTAAACAGTGCTACTCAGGGTGGATGTGCCAGCCCATCAATTGCTCTAGGCTCCCCTGCTCTGAGCACCCAGTGTGGGAAACAAGGCTCTAGGGGGAAAATGGGAGCTAAGAGGGTGCAGCCAGCCCGAGAGTTAAAGTTCAGATCCTGGGTCAGCCCAAACTGGGGTCCAATCTGACCCTAGAACAGCTCATTTTACCTCCCTGGATGTGTCTtgatttttctcatctgtgaaatgggttcCCAGTGTCTTCTCCTATAGTTGTAAAACAAGAGTCTTGGGAGAGGGTAGTAGGGCACCCCACAGGCTGTCTGCCCAGGAGAGCTCTTGGGAAAGTGCTGATGTGGGCTAGTTGGCTCCAGGACTGAGGCAGGTTGCCAGCGCCCGCTGCATCAGCTCTGGCGGGCTGGAGGAAGTCCACAGCCAGCCGTCCAGGTCAGAGGCTGACGAGTGGGGATTTGGGGTTGACGTCAGGAGAAAGCAGCTGGCTGGCAGCAACGGTCTGCGATTGCTGGGCCCTCCTCACCCTGGGGTGACACAGACATGAATCAGGGGACACTCCGTTCCTGTCCAGGGTGCCAGGCTCGGCTCACCATGAGTTCTAGAATTCTACATGTTCCCAAACTGTCATAAACAGTCAACAGTATTCCAGGGGATTTCCCCAAGGCCCGGTCTCCCACAAACACTTGCAACAAGCCCATTCATAGGATTCGACTTTCCCACGCCTATGATCTCATTCATGATGGCTTCTTTCAAAGCACTCCTCATCACTTTGTCCCTCACAACAGGGACAACAGCATATCAACCTCCACTGGTGGCCACTTCCCATGTGTCTCACATCTCATACcatatcttttttaatttattttttaaattttatttatttatttgtgtgtgtgtgtgtcctccctCATGTGAGCACCACGGTTAACAGGTGGaaacagcttgtgggagttagtTACCTCCTTCCGTCTTGTGGCatctagggatcaaattcaaaTCATCAATCTTGATGACAAGAGCcttcactggctgagccatctctcaggcccagTTCACCCCCATTCTACAGacagggaagctgaggctgggcCTTGTCTAAGCTCACACAACTGGTGCATGCAAGCTGGGGTTTGGACTTCACTCTACCTGCTGCAAGACTGGTATCTCATTCTCTGCTTATCTTGTCTGCTTCATAAATGGAGAGTGGCTTGGGGTGGACGGATAAATAgatgagtaaatgaatgagtgaTGCCCACACACAGCTGATACCCTCTATGACTGAGGTAGACTAGGTCCATTTAGAAGGGTCAGCTTCAGGCCAGGGTGCCAACAGTGGGCAGATCTTGGGCTGTCTTTTATACCCTTGTGCCATACTTGTCCAGTCTGGGCCCAGGCTCTAAGGGGTGCTATGGGGAATGTGATGAGCTGGGACACCCCAGGCTCTCTCTGACCCCATTTTCTTCATCactagtgtgtgtgggggggcgttTCTGAAGTCAGTTCCTAAAAAAGGAACCAGGGcaggtgcagcagcagcagcagctgcggcggtggcgggggtgggggatcgggggtggggtggggtgggggagtgggtgggggtgggggaaggtgcaGCCAGAGGGCCTATAGGAACACTACCACTCtgaccctctgtctctctccccaccaGGGCAGTGGATGGCACTCCCGGACTTCCCCGATTACCATAAGTGGGGCTTCTCTCTGGCAGCACTCAACAGTGATGTCTATGTCACAGGTGGGTGACTCAGAGCTCCTTGGGACTGAACAACTTGGCACAGCACTGGCCTCTGAAACCAGCTCTCCTACCCAACAGGACCCTGGAAGGTGAAGACCTTCCAGACCTTTCTATACATCTGGAAGTGAGGAATTTCCAGAGGTAGAGATgaggaggaccagaaactcaaagtcatccttggctatacagcaagcttgaggccagcctgacccaaacaagcaaaacccaaaatgattttaaagcaaatgaataaaaattcagaGTCCACTGACAGGTGCTAGGAGACATCACTGGGTATActgaacctctctctctctggcaggtGGTTCACGGGGCACCAAAACAGACACCTGGTCGACCACCCAAGCCTGGTGCTTCCCGCTGAAGGAAGCTGTCTGGAAGCCTGTGGCACCCATGCTGAAGGCCCGCACAAACCATGCCAGCACAGCACTGAATGGAGAGATCTACGCCATCGGTGGTGAGGCCTCCCTCCCCATCACCATGCCCCTCATTCCTAGAGCTCCAGGTCCCCACCCCACACCTCTCCGGGGATGCTGCTGGGGAGAGCTCTCTGCCTTCTGGGGTCAGTGAGCCCCATGCAGACAGTCCTCAGAACCTCTGTCTGGGGCATCTTGGGTACCCAGGAACCAACCAGGCCCTGTTTTCCTATCCTGGAGGACTCAGCGCCCCAGGGCCAGCAGGACGATCACACACACCCCGGAAACAGGGACTCAGACCTCAGTTGGGTCACTGGGAAGTGAATGACTCCCAGTGACCTCCGTGTTATATCAGCCTGACACAGGGACCACCTCGTCACCCAGACCCCCCAGTGCCATAgcaaagagtttctctgtggagtaTACTGCTCAGATGAACATTAAAATAAGACCCAGAGGTGGCCCCCTGGGTGGCCCCACAGAGTCACAAGCAGCAGTCTGACCCTGAACCCATTTCTAATGCCTAACTGACCCCCGGGGCTCCCCTTTTTCTAATAATTGCTGTGTTCTTGGCTGGAAAGCAAAGAGGATACATAGGCCCTTAGTCCCAGGCGCCTTGGGGGTTCTCAGATTCTCACAGAGGCTTAGACTAGGAGGCATGTATCCCATAATAAGTTACTGCAATTAGCACATCCACCCCACTGGGGGCTACTACCACAGTCGTATGCCTTACAACCTGTTCTCCCAGGACTTGCCCTAGGGACCAGTGCCCGCCATCCCACCCACATACCACTTCCTGGTGTGGTCTTGGGAAGGCCCTGCCTAGGAAGGGGACCCAGCTCAGTACCTCCCTCAGGACATACCTCCTTCATCCATCTTCCCTTTCTGGGGCTCTGGAGTCATCCCTGACACCTTTAAAAGCCCAGACCCCACGTTTTCAGGACTGTCTCCTATTCCTAGaccccactgcccagctcctaCCCAGCTAAGGACATCCTTCCGTAGGCACTGCCCTGGATGCCGTAGAGGTGGAGCGTTATGACCCCTACACAGACAGCTGGAGTCCTGTCAGCCCGGCCCTCAAGTATGTCAGCAACTTCTCGGCCGCTAGCTGCCAGGGCCGTCTCTACCTGGTGGGCTCCAGTGCCTGCAAGTACAACATGCTGGCTCTTCAGTGCTACAGCCCTGTGACAGGTGGGCGGGCCTCCCTGATGGCCTGTGTTGCCAAGGTGACGGGGTCCAGATGGGGCGTATGGTTTCTGGACCTGGCGTGTGTGGAAGTATGGGTTGGATGGATGCAGAGGCCCAGGGACTCCCAGAAGCCTGTGGGAATGAGGTGGGAGGGTGACCAGGTCAAagcccctcctgcccctccccgcCACTTGGCCCAGTGAGAGGCAGGTAAGGCAGAGGCCTCACAGTAAGTACACTGCTCCAGGCTTATTCCATGGGCAGTGAGTGTGCTGGGGCTCTGGAGCCCTCGGAGTGGAGTCCTTCACGACCTCCCCAGTGAGGAACTGCCCCCTCCTCCTGGTGAAGTTACCCATCCATGTGCCCTGCAGACGCCTGGAGTGTGATCGCCTCACCCTTCCTGCCCAAGTACCTGTCCTCCCCACGCTGTGCTGCTCTGAACGGAGCCCTGTATCTCATCGGCGACAACACGAAGAAGGTCTACGTGTATGACCCGGGGGCCAACCTGTGGCAGAAGGTGAGTCCCCCCACGCCTCCCCCTGCCCGCCCcctggtgcagccttgctggactCCTGGCACCCTAAAGATAGAACAGAGATAAACACACAGAACGGAGGTGTGGAGGAGTGACCGAGAGGCCAACAGAGAAGCTGGGCAGGCCTCCAGGCTCTCTCTAGAAGACAGGGCGGCCACAGTGCCAGGGATGACGGGGACACAACGGCTCCTGGCCATTGTCAGGTCTCTTTCTCTGGAGTTCTCGTCTCCCTTCTCAGGGACTGAATCCATGTTCAGGGACAAGTGCCTCTGGGGCAGCCATGGATAGAAAGGAAGAATTATGTGTTAGCTATGGGATGGTGAGCGTCCCACCCTGTGGGATATTAAGCCAAGCAGGTGGATCCTGAGCAAAGAGTGTGAGGAGTAGCCATCTCCCCTTGCCTCTCTTCTTCAGCCGCCAGGCCCAggaaggggtgggaggtggaCGTGTCCAGGCACCATCACGAGAGCCCGGAGCCCTGGTCTTTCTCCTCAGTCCCAGGCTGGATGCTCTGGGCTAGTCCACCTACCTCTCCATTCTCAGTCCCAGGAGCCTGATAAAATGAtgcctccctccagcccccagtcAGCCTGGTGACAGGGGGCCCACTGTGTCCTGCTGCTCACAGCTGCCCTCTAGCTTCAGCGTTCCACTGACTGGAGGCCCCATGACCGTAGTGAAGCAGGCACAGAGCAAGCCCTGTCAGGGGGCTGCTCCCCTGAGCCTCCCCGCTGAGCCACAGCACGGCTGGGCTCCCAGTAGCGTGAGCTCTACTTTGACCTTGTTGGGCCTGCAGGCAGAGGCAACCCAGGCCTTTTCTGGCACATCTGTCCTCTCCAAGAGGGCTACAGTGGGGCCAAGGCTCAACCTAGACCCCACTGGAGGCGGCTCTGGGCTCAGACCTCAGCACTCCACTTGGATCCTGTGACTCCAGAGCCTGAAGGAGCTGTCCTGTTAGATGTAGGTTGGAGAGAGACCAGGGCCTCCCTGGTAAAACGTCTGATATAACCACAGCGGGCAGTGGATGAGCTCTGGGATTCAGGGTCAGGTAGCTGTCTCCAGCTCCACCAAGGACATCCTTGTGTCCACTCTCCCGGTGCTCACCGGCCCCTGACAGCTGCCATCCACAGGTGCAGTCTCAGCACAGCCTACACGAGAACGGTGCACTGGTGTCTCTGGGCGACGCGCTGTACGTGACAGGTGGCCGCTGGCAGGGCATGGATGGCGACTACCACGTGGAGATGGAGGCCTATGACACTGTGAGGGACGCCTGGGCCCGCCACGGCTCCCTACCCCGTCTCTGGCTCTACCATGGGGCCTCTACCATCTTTCTGGACGTCTCTAAGTGGACACAGCCCTTCAGCCCAAGTGCCGCTCAGgaacactaggaaggaaggagtcCTGGGTCAGCTCTTCATGGCCCTGCAGAATGGCTCCTTTCACGCTTGTCTTCTGTTACTGTGAGCTGCTGCCCACTCCAGGGCTTAGACTGGCCTCAATATCAGATGTCACCGCTGAGGCCACAGCTCTAGTCTCTGGTGCTACCAAACTTTGTGACCAGTGGTAAAAGTGAGACCCTGGTACCCACGTGGTGGGGAAGAGAGAGCTCTGCTGTCCCTGTAGACCtcagagaaggaagctgagggGTCCTGGACTGCACTTGCCAAGGAAACAGGCTCCATACTGTCAGCTCTTCTTGCTCTACCCACCCATGGTTTTGGTGGAAACATCAAAAATGAGGGGTTAAGTGGGGTACCCAGAACACTGAGCCAGGACCTCAAGCTTGGGTGACCACCACAGCTCTTTGACTATGTCCAtggcttctctctcccctctttcctcaGATTCCACATCCACCCCACGTGGGATGGCTGGATGAGGGCCAGGCTCTCCATCCTTAGCCTCTGCATGTTGGTACTGTGTTTACAGATCTGCTTCTGGGAGGAAGGTGGCCCCTGCCCCACCATGGGGACCTCTGACACCAGGAAGGCAGCCCCTGAGGAGACACTAGGAAGGCAGGGGATGTGGTGCAGGGCAGGAGAGTGAGGCAGTGGAGGGTCCCCTTGGagagtggctctcaaccttccttccctttaatacagttcctcgtgtgtggtgaaccccaaccatagaattatttcatggctacttcataactgtaattttgctagttttgaaacataatgtaaat
The nucleotide sequence above comes from Peromyscus eremicus chromosome 13, PerEre_H2_v1, whole genome shotgun sequence. Encoded proteins:
- the Klhl30 gene encoding kelch-like protein 30, with protein sequence MVRNLDNLDFHLPSHAQDMLDGLQRLRSLPKLADVTLLVGDQELPCHRSLLALSSPYFHAMFAGDFAESFSARVELRDVEPAAVGQLVDFVYTGRLTITQTNVEALTRTASRLHFPTVQKVCGRYLQQQLDATNCLGICEFGEQQGLLGVAAKAWAFLRENFEAVAQEDEFLQLPRDRLATCLASDLLQVQPEQSRLEALLRWVRHDPQDRSAHLPELLSLVHLDAVPRPCVQQLLATEPLIQESEACQEALSQGHSALPGLPQTMQEVLVVVGGRALEEDEEGGEEPSPHTGNFAFYNTKARQWMALPDFPDYHKWGFSLAALNSDVYVTGGSRGTKTDTWSTTQAWCFPLKEAVWKPVAPMLKARTNHASTALNGEIYAIGGTALDAVEVERYDPYTDSWSPVSPALKYVSNFSAASCQGRLYLVGSSACKYNMLALQCYSPVTDAWSVIASPFLPKYLSSPRCAALNGALYLIGDNTKKVYVYDPGANLWQKVQSQHSLHENGALVSLGDALYVTGGRWQGMDGDYHVEMEAYDTVRDAWARHGSLPRLWLYHGASTIFLDVSKWTQPFSPSAAQEH